One segment of Drosophila ananassae strain 14024-0371.13 chromosome 3R, ASM1763931v2, whole genome shotgun sequence DNA contains the following:
- the LOC26514887 gene encoding asparagine synthetase domain-containing protein CG17486, which produces MCGIFCTVSLNSKINFWKMYNSLNLTMKNRGPDAHNEILLNHDSGFIFFAGFVLWQQGEKLQKQPVAKNDFIILFNGDLYNINKSLSMSDTTWLANRISECHTHEDLVSLVKVLEGPFCLIIYNKVNQMLYFARDTLGRNSLIIERHQSGLNLLSTSRHYSKEQLSSIELPPLGLYQIRVNDLSSCVLYPWQPINEYTGQLIRILDLTLNWQTKVKKIISPSWLLSHETQLCYDFYKYDYSDNFKTLYDNLISQPQIKLALDNLDILLCASVNARIKSKPPFCCVCLKSKPTECRHAKICILFSGGIDCTILAFLSHKLLPIEEPIELINVAFERISGPSTFEQAWSVPDRKTSLKSINELKRICPGRCWTLLEVNVTRSELTNILSTHIKHLIYPLQKILDESLGCAFWFASHSSSSTSRVAIIGSGADELFGGYTRHRNSYTRCHGNEAVRQNAVKTELEFDWQRIPARNLARDDRVIADNGKTARAPFLEENFVAFVRSLEPYQKCCFAFPEGIGDKLLLRLYGYRLGLTDVAFLKKKAIQFGSRIANKKQNASQNSDILIF; this is translated from the coding sequence ATGTGCGGCATATTTTGTACTGTATCTTTAAACagcaaaataaatttttggaaaatgtaTAATTCACTTAATTTAACCATGAAGAATCGTGGTCCAGATGCGCATAACGAAATATTATTGAATCATGATTCtggatttatattttttgctggTTTTGTGCTATGGCAACAGGgagaaaaattgcaaaaacaaCCCGTggctaaaaatgattttataatATTGTTTAATGGAGATTTATACAATATTAACAAATCGCTGTCTATGTCAGATACAACATGGTTGGCGAACAGAATTTCCGAATGCCATACCCATGAAGATTTAGTATCCCTAGTCAAAGTATTGGAAGgacctttttgtttaattatttataataaggTCAATCAAATGTTATACTTTGCACGTGATACATTAGGAAGAAATTCATTAATTATTGAACGCCATCAGTCTGGGTTAAACTTATTAAGTACCTCGCGTCATTATAGCAAAGAACAATTGTCTTCAATTGAATTGCCTCCCTTGGGCCTTTATCAAATACGAGTTAATGATTTATCATCATGTGTACTATACCCATGGCAACCAATTAACGAATATACGGGACAACTTATTCGCATTCTTGATCTAACACTGAATTGGCAAACAAAAGTGAAGAAAATCATATCGCCTTCTTGGCTACTAAGTCATGAAACGCAGTTATGCTACGATTTCTATAAATATGATTATAGCGACAACTTTAAAACATTGTATGATAACTTGATAAGCCAACCTCAAATAAAGCTGGCTCTCGACAATCTGGATATACTTCTATGTGCCTCTGTTAATGCTCGTATTAAAAGTAAGCCCCCATTTTGTTGTGTTTGTCTAAAAAGTAAACCAACTGAATGCAGACATgctaaaatttgtattttattttccgGCGGAATCGATTGTACTATTTTGGCGTTTTTATCTCACAAATTACTTCCAATAGAAGAACCAATAGAGCTTATAAATGTTGCGTTTGAACGTATCTCCGGGCCAAGTACTTTTGAGCAAGCTTGGAGTGTTCCGGACCGGAAGACTTCTTTAAAATCTATTAATGAGTTAAAGCGCATTTGTCCAGGACGGTGCTGGACGCTCTTGGAAGTCAATGTAACTCGGTCTGAATTGACAAACATCCTTTCTACACATATTAAACACTTGATATATCCACTCCAAAAGATATTAGATGAAAGTTTAGGGTGCGCATTTTGGTTTGCATCGCATTCTTCTAGTTCAACGTCTAGAGTCGCCATTATAGGTAGTGGGGCGGATGAGTTATTCGGTGGATATACTCGCCATCGTAATTCTTATACTCGTTGTCATGGTAATGAAGCAGTCCGCCAAAATGCGGTCAAAACAGAACTGGAATTCGACTGGCAACGAATACCAGCACGAAATTTAGCTAGAGATGATCGTGTCATTGCAGACAACGGAAAAACAGCTCGTGCCCCTTTCCTAGAAGAAAACTTTGTAGCATTTGTAAGATCTTTGGAACCATATCAAAAATGTTGCTTTGCTTTTCCTGAAGGTATCGGGGACAAATTACTGTTAAGATTGTACGGATACAGATTGGGGCTGACAGatgttgcttttttaaaaaaaaaggctaTACAATTTGGTTCCAGGATTGCAAACAAGAAGCAAAATGCATCGCAAAATTCAgacattttaatattttaa